A region from the Musa acuminata AAA Group cultivar baxijiao chromosome BXJ1-10, Cavendish_Baxijiao_AAA, whole genome shotgun sequence genome encodes:
- the LOC104000462 gene encoding novel plant SNARE 11-like — translation MDLSDVSEELALIEGQINDVFRALSNGFQKLEKIKDPNRRSRQLEELTDKMRECKRLIKEFERAVKEEESRNTHNTNRMLNEKKQSMIKELNSYVALKKQHASENKRIDLFDGPGGGDVFAEENVRLASSMTNEQLIDSGHRMMDETDQAIERSKQVVEETINVGAETAAALKAQTEQMSRIVNELDSIHFSMKKASQLVKELGRQVATDRCIMAMLFLIVIGVVAIIIVKLVNPNNKDITDIPGLPPPANRKLL, via the exons ATGGATTTGTCTGATGTTAGCGAGGAGCTGGCTCTTATCGAGGGGCAGATCAACGATGTCTTTCGGGCTTTATC CAATGGGTTTCAGAAACTGGAGAAGATCAAAGACCCAAATAGACGGAGTCGGCAGTTAGAAGAATTGACTGACAAGATGAGGGAATGCAAGAG GCTTATCAAAGAGTTTGAGAGAGCCGTGAAGGAAGAGGAGAGTCGAAATACTCACAACACGAACAGGATGCTGAACGAGAAAAAGCAATCAATG atcaaaGAACTGAACTCTTATGTTGCTCTGAAGAAGCA GCATGCAAGTGAAAACAAACGAATTGATCTTTTTGATGGCCCTGGTGGCGGAGATGTGTTTGCAGAAGAAAATGTTCGATTGGCATCAT CTATGACCAATGAACAATTGATAGATTCTGGACACCGTATGATGGATGAAACAGATCAGGCAATTGAACGATCAAAGCAG GTTGTTGAAGAGACTATCAATGTTGGAGCAGAGACAGCGGCTGCTTTGAAGGCACAG ACTGAGCAAATGAGTAGAATTGTGAATGAATTGGATTCGATCCATTTTTCAATGAAGAAGGCATCCCAACTGGTGAAGGAACTTGGCAGACAG GTTGCAACTGATCGATGCATAATGGCAATGCTTTTCCTGATCGTCATTGGTGTTGTAGCAATCATAATTGTGAAG CTTGTGAATCCAAATAACAAAGACATTACAGATATTCCTGGACTTCCTCCTCCAGCCAATCGAAAACTTCTTTGA
- the LOC104000461 gene encoding cell division cycle 20.2, cofactor of APC complex-like isoform X1, whose protein sequence is MASPLMRLRDREWYSPASNELAHPGDRFIPTRCLMNLDFARSSLTERRRREPAAIDSPVILTPKDEYRRRVEENMRLDSEGKPRRMLVFRGSPRNSKPSVLLVDEMMKDQQARLRPIDRIRHVPKSADRILDGTALLDDYYLNLMDWGKNNILAVALGRSVYLWNATNNSVQLLLTAADEDDHPTSIAWSMDAKTVAVGFARSRVEIWDAIELQQQVRILEGHSARVGSLSWNQNVLTSGSHDASIINHDVRSSHHLASRLRAHSEEVCGLKWSGGGNLLASGGNDNLVHVWESSKMGSSKYLHRYSDHCAAVRALAWCPFRSSTLASGGGTADQCIKIWNTQTGKCTDSINTSAQVCALEWNRHEKEILSAHGYSQNQLSLWAYPSMTKIADLTGHTARVLHLSQSPDGCTVASAAADETIRFWKVFEHQPQRGSSKLDHEDRLFSLNRTHIR, encoded by the exons ATGGCGTCGCCTCTGATGAGGCTCCGGGATCGAGAGTGGTACTCCCCCGCCTCCAACGAGCTCGCCCATCCG GGGGATCGGTTCATACCGACGAGGTGCTTGATGAATCTGGACTTCGCTCGGTCCTCGCTGACGGAAAGGCGACGGAGGGAGCCTGCCGCCATCGACAGCCCCGTGATCTTGACCCCTAAG GATGAGTACAGGAGGAGggtggaggagaatatgaggctCGATTCGGAGGGGAAGCCACGCAGGATGTTGGTTTTCAGAGGGAGCCCAAGAAACTCCAAACCCAGCGTTCTTCTTGTGGACGAGATGATGAAAGATCAGCAGGCGCGGCTAAGGCCGATCGATCGAATTCGTCATGTTCCCAAG TCAGCGGATCGGATTCTGGATGGGACGGCACTCCTTGATGATTACTACCTAAACCTCATGGACTGGGGGAAGAACAACATCTTGGCAGTCGCCCTGGGGCGCTCAGTCTACCTCTGGAATGCCACGAACAATTCCGTACAGTTGCTGCTAACAGCAGCAGATGAGGACGATCACCCCACAAGCATTGCCTGGTCCATGGATGCCAAGACTGTGGCCGTAGGATTTGCGAGATCCAGAGTTGAGATATGGGATGCcatagaattgcagcag CAGGTTAGAATCCTGGAAGGGCACTCGGCTCGAGTCGGCAGCCTTTCTTGGAATCAGAACGTCTTGACATCGGGCAGCCATGACGCATCCATAATTAACCATGATG TTAGATCTTCCCACCACTTGGCCTCTCGGCTTAGAGCACACTCCGAAGAAGTCTGTGGCCTGAAGTGGTCGGGCGGCGGGAATCTGCTGGCGAGCGGCGGCAACGACAACCTCGTTCACGTGTGGGAATCCTCGAAGATGGGATCGTCAAAGTACCTGCACAGGTACAGCGACCACTGCGCCGCCGTGAGAGCCCTCGCGTGGTGCCCGTTCCGATCGAGCACGTTGGCTTCCGGTGGTGGAACTGCTGACCAGTGCATCAAGATTTGGAACACCCAAACGGGGAAGTGTACCGACAGCATCAACACCTCTGCGCAG GTCTGTGCGCTGGAGTGGAACAGACACGAGAAGGAGATTCTGAGCGCCCATGGTTACAGTCAGAATCAGCTGAGCTTATGGGCATACCCTTCGATGACAAAGATCGCAGATTTAACCGGGCATACCGCCAGAGTCTTACACCTTTCTCAG AGCCCGGATGGATGCACGGTGGCGTCGGCTGCAGCGGACGAAACAATTCGTTTCTGGAAAGTGTTCGAACACCAACCTCAACGTGGCTCTTCCAAGCTGGATCATGAGGATCGCCTATTCTCGCTCAACAGAACGCACATAAGATGA
- the LOC104000461 gene encoding cell division cycle 20.2, cofactor of APC complex-like isoform X2 produces the protein MASPLMRLRDREWYSPASNELAHPGDRFIPTRCLMNLDFARSSLTERRRREPAAIDSPVILTPKDEYRRRVEENMRLDSEGKPRRMLVFRGSPRNSKPSVLLVDEMMKDQQARLRPIDRIRHVPKSADRILDGTALLDDYYLNLMDWGKNNILAVALGRSVYLWNATNNSVQLLLTAADEDDHPTSIAWSMDAKTVAVGFARSRVEIWDAIELQQVRILEGHSARVGSLSWNQNVLTSGSHDASIINHDVRSSHHLASRLRAHSEEVCGLKWSGGGNLLASGGNDNLVHVWESSKMGSSKYLHRYSDHCAAVRALAWCPFRSSTLASGGGTADQCIKIWNTQTGKCTDSINTSAQVCALEWNRHEKEILSAHGYSQNQLSLWAYPSMTKIADLTGHTARVLHLSQSPDGCTVASAAADETIRFWKVFEHQPQRGSSKLDHEDRLFSLNRTHIR, from the exons ATGGCGTCGCCTCTGATGAGGCTCCGGGATCGAGAGTGGTACTCCCCCGCCTCCAACGAGCTCGCCCATCCG GGGGATCGGTTCATACCGACGAGGTGCTTGATGAATCTGGACTTCGCTCGGTCCTCGCTGACGGAAAGGCGACGGAGGGAGCCTGCCGCCATCGACAGCCCCGTGATCTTGACCCCTAAG GATGAGTACAGGAGGAGggtggaggagaatatgaggctCGATTCGGAGGGGAAGCCACGCAGGATGTTGGTTTTCAGAGGGAGCCCAAGAAACTCCAAACCCAGCGTTCTTCTTGTGGACGAGATGATGAAAGATCAGCAGGCGCGGCTAAGGCCGATCGATCGAATTCGTCATGTTCCCAAG TCAGCGGATCGGATTCTGGATGGGACGGCACTCCTTGATGATTACTACCTAAACCTCATGGACTGGGGGAAGAACAACATCTTGGCAGTCGCCCTGGGGCGCTCAGTCTACCTCTGGAATGCCACGAACAATTCCGTACAGTTGCTGCTAACAGCAGCAGATGAGGACGATCACCCCACAAGCATTGCCTGGTCCATGGATGCCAAGACTGTGGCCGTAGGATTTGCGAGATCCAGAGTTGAGATATGGGATGCcatagaattgcagcag GTTAGAATCCTGGAAGGGCACTCGGCTCGAGTCGGCAGCCTTTCTTGGAATCAGAACGTCTTGACATCGGGCAGCCATGACGCATCCATAATTAACCATGATG TTAGATCTTCCCACCACTTGGCCTCTCGGCTTAGAGCACACTCCGAAGAAGTCTGTGGCCTGAAGTGGTCGGGCGGCGGGAATCTGCTGGCGAGCGGCGGCAACGACAACCTCGTTCACGTGTGGGAATCCTCGAAGATGGGATCGTCAAAGTACCTGCACAGGTACAGCGACCACTGCGCCGCCGTGAGAGCCCTCGCGTGGTGCCCGTTCCGATCGAGCACGTTGGCTTCCGGTGGTGGAACTGCTGACCAGTGCATCAAGATTTGGAACACCCAAACGGGGAAGTGTACCGACAGCATCAACACCTCTGCGCAG GTCTGTGCGCTGGAGTGGAACAGACACGAGAAGGAGATTCTGAGCGCCCATGGTTACAGTCAGAATCAGCTGAGCTTATGGGCATACCCTTCGATGACAAAGATCGCAGATTTAACCGGGCATACCGCCAGAGTCTTACACCTTTCTCAG AGCCCGGATGGATGCACGGTGGCGTCGGCTGCAGCGGACGAAACAATTCGTTTCTGGAAAGTGTTCGAACACCAACCTCAACGTGGCTCTTCCAAGCTGGATCATGAGGATCGCCTATTCTCGCTCAACAGAACGCACATAAGATGA
- the LOC104000460 gene encoding uncharacterized protein LOC104000460 isoform X2: MAEELPDGVGAGNPGVEGGGGEPGQPATARTLKGKSCKGCLYYSSLLKSGSRNPVCVGISRTLPTAPLFIMGESEMKATQDGHDLSDFKYACIGYSIFVDNNDKQEHRAQLPFCAGIELLVEKRVSTSDHVAAPVQKEDATARFPLQPHQPGQSSAELLSRFRRNAGVVASGVAKNLNKVGNYIKDNIDDIFYPFRKPPK; this comes from the exons ATGGCGGAGGAATTACCCGACGGTGTTGGTGCGGGAAACCCGGGCGTagaaggcggcggcggcgaaCCAGGGCAGCCAGCTACGGCAAGAACTCTCAAGGGGAAATCCTGCAAGGGATGTCTGTACTATTCTTCGCTCCTCAAATCTGGCTCACGTAATCCCGTCTGCGTTGGGATTAGCCGGACTCTTCCAACAG CACCTTTATTCATTATGGGGGAGTCTGAAATGAAAGCTACACAAGATGGGCACGATCTGTCAGATTTCAAGTATGCCTGCATTGGTTATTCCATTTTCGTGGATAACAATGATAAGCAAGAGCACCGAGCACAGTTGCCATTTTGTGCTGGCATTGAG CTATTAGTGGAGAAAAGAGTGTCAACCTCTGATCATGTTGCTGCACCAGTTCAAAAGGAAG ATGCTACCGCCCGATTCCCATTACAACCACACCAACCAGGTCAATCTTCGGCAGAACTTCTCAGCAG GTTTAGAAGGAATGCTGGAGTGGTAGCTTCAGGTGTGGCTAAGAACCTGAACAAAGTGGGAAATTACATAAAGGATAATATTGATGATATATTTTACCCTTTCCGCAAGCCACCCAAGTAG
- the LOC104000460 gene encoding uncharacterized protein LOC104000460 isoform X1 — protein MAEELPDGVGAGNPGVEGGGGEPGQPATARTLKGKSCKGCLYYSSLLKSGSRNPVCVGISRTLPTDISIYNGLKYEPRTRLPQSPKKISPLFIMGESEMKATQDGHDLSDFKYACIGYSIFVDNNDKQEHRAQLPFCAGIELLVEKRVSTSDHVAAPVQKEDATARFPLQPHQPGQSSAELLSRFRRNAGVVASGVAKNLNKVGNYIKDNIDDIFYPFRKPPK, from the exons ATGGCGGAGGAATTACCCGACGGTGTTGGTGCGGGAAACCCGGGCGTagaaggcggcggcggcgaaCCAGGGCAGCCAGCTACGGCAAGAACTCTCAAGGGGAAATCCTGCAAGGGATGTCTGTACTATTCTTCGCTCCTCAAATCTGGCTCACGTAATCCCGTCTGCGTTGGGATTAGCCGGACTCTTCCAACAG atatttcaatctataacgggctgaaatacgaacctcgaacaagactacctcaaagcccgaaaaagatat CACCTTTATTCATTATGGGGGAGTCTGAAATGAAAGCTACACAAGATGGGCACGATCTGTCAGATTTCAAGTATGCCTGCATTGGTTATTCCATTTTCGTGGATAACAATGATAAGCAAGAGCACCGAGCACAGTTGCCATTTTGTGCTGGCATTGAG CTATTAGTGGAGAAAAGAGTGTCAACCTCTGATCATGTTGCTGCACCAGTTCAAAAGGAAG ATGCTACCGCCCGATTCCCATTACAACCACACCAACCAGGTCAATCTTCGGCAGAACTTCTCAGCAG GTTTAGAAGGAATGCTGGAGTGGTAGCTTCAGGTGTGGCTAAGAACCTGAACAAAGTGGGAAATTACATAAAGGATAATATTGATGATATATTTTACCCTTTCCGCAAGCCACCCAAGTAG
- the LOC135595392 gene encoding uncharacterized protein LOC135595392 isoform X2, whose translation MANSMLSPAQRYAAAALLALALRHAQLQQEAQPLASSSSSAAADDDTRAEPAARLWTHQSRGLLRPVFRFLEIDSKVWAELEETALSSSPERHIDGFLRTIFDCNGASSEKSDQEVAFAKAVDSMALSLQTDADPAEGSKTQQQELNNRCDDTGASAANHKISDVTSRFSEIFQMRTMKAMPKGEETSHHLKCLGDEKSMLVDTPENYQRKLTFLFELLSACLADTPQDKKSPPERKGYDARHRVALRLLAKWICVEWIKMEAMEIIIACSAIASLKEEVQSEEGESAESRWSRWKRGGIIGAAALTGGAVLAISGGLAAPAIAAGFSALAPTLGTLVPVIGASGFAAAATVAGSAAGSVAVAASFGAAGAGLAGSKMARRVGDIEEFDFIPIGENHNQGCLAVGIYVSGFVFEEEDFVRPWDAIINNLERYVLRWESKNLIALSNAIQDWITSKVTKELMKRGAMMTVLSTLVTAVSWPTTLLSATKFIDSKWSIAIDRSNKAGKLLAEALLKGLQGNRPVTLIGFSLGARVIFKCLEELSKSGNNEGLVERVFLLGAPISVSGENWEGARKIVAGRFVNVFSTNDWILGITFRASMLTHGLAGIQNVNVPGIENVDVTDIISGHSSYLCAAQEILQQLEA comes from the exons ATGGCCAATTCGATGCTTTCCCCCGCGCAGAGGTACGCCGCCGCGGCGCTCCTTGCCCTCGCCCTTCGCCATGCTCAGCTCCAACAAGAGGCCCAGCCTctcgcttcctcctcttcctctgctgCGGCGGATGACGACACCCGTGCCGAGCCCGCCGCCCGGCTTTGGACACACCAGTCCCGCGGCCTTCTCCGTCCTGTCTTCCG GTTTCTGGAAATTGATTCCAAGGTGTGGGCTGAATTGGAGGAAACCGCTCTTTCTTCTTCACCAGAACGGCACATAGATGGG TTCTTGAGGACGATCTTTGACTGCAACGGAGCATCTTCAGAAAAATCAGATCAAGAGGTTGCTTTCGCAAAAGCAGTTGATTCTATGGCACTAAGCTTGCAAACAGATGCTGATCCAGCTGAGGGATCTAAGACACAGCAACAGGAGCTTAACAATAGATGtgatgacacaggtgcttctgctGCAAATCATAAAATTTCTGATGTGACATCTAGATTTTCAGAAATATTTCAAATGAGAACGATGAAAGCTATGCCCAAAGGAGAAGAGACATCTCATCATTTGAAATGCCTTGGTGATGAAAAATCCATGTTAGTGGACACTCCAGAGAATTATCAACGGAAATTGACATTTCTTTTTGAGCTTCTTTCTGCCTGTTTAGCTGATACACCTCAAGACAAGAAAAGTCCTCCAGAGAGGAAGGGTTATGATGCTCGTCACCGTGTTGCTCTAAGGTTGTTGGCAAAATGGATTTGTGTTGAGTGGATAAAAATG GAagctatggagataataattgctTGCTCTGCTATTGCATCATTGAAAGAGGAAGTACAATCTGAAGAGGGTGAATCAGCAGAAAGCAGGTGGTCTAGATGGAAACGTGGTGGCATAATTGGTGCAGCTGCATTGACTGGAGGAGCCGTGTTAGCAATATCTGGAG GCCTGGCGGCTCCAGCAATTGCTGCAGGATTTAGTGCTTTAGCTCCTACATTAGGAACCTTAGTCCCCGTTATTGGAGCAAGTGGGTTTGCTGCAGCAGCTACTGTTGCTGGATCAGCCGCTGGCTCAGTTGCTGTTGCTGCATCATTTGGAG CTGCAGGCGCTGGTCTTGCAGGGAGCAAAATGGCTAGGAGAGTTGGAGATATTGAAGAGTTCGATTTTATTCCAATTGGAGAAAATCATAACCAGGGT TGTTTAGCAGTTGGTATCTATGTTTCTGGTTTTGTATTTGAGGAAGAAGACTTTGTAAGACCCTGGGATGCAATAATAAATAACTTGGAGAG GTATGTTCTTAGATGGGAGTCAAAGAATTTGATTGCATTGAGCAATGCAATCCAAGATTGGATTACATCAA AGGTTACAAAGGAGTTAATGAAGCGAGGTGCGATGATGACTGTCTTAAGCACTCTAGTGACTGCAGTTTCTTGGCCAACTACATTACTTTCGGCCACAAAATTTATAGACAGCAAATGGTCAATTGCGATTGATAG ATCAAATAAAGCAGGAAAACTTCTTGCTGAAGCATTGTTGAAGGGATTGCAGGGCAACAG GCCAGTAACCCTTATTGGCTTTTCACTGGGAGCACGGGTCATCTTTAAGTGCTTGGAAGAGTTGTCAAAGTCAGGAAACAACG AGGGTCTCGTAGAAAGAGTTTTTCTCCTTGGTGCACCAATTTCTGTCAGTGGAGAAAATTGGGAGGGTGCTAGGAAA ATCGTTGCTGGGAGATTCGTGAACGTGTTCTCAACAAATGACTGGATCCTCGGAATAACTTTCCGAGCAag TATGCTGACCCATGGTTTGGCTGGCATTCAAAATGTCAATGTGCCTGGAATCGAAAAT GTTGATGTTACTGACATCATCAGCGGTCACTCTTCATATCTTTGTGCTGCACAAGAAATTCTGCAGCAGCTTGAGGCTTGA
- the LOC135595392 gene encoding uncharacterized protein LOC135595392 isoform X3, whose translation MANSMLSPAQRYAAAALLALALRHAQLQQEAQPLASSSSSAAADDDTRAEPAARLWTHQSRGLLRPVFRFLEIDSKVWAELEETALSSSPERHIDGFLRTIFDCNGASSEKSDQEVAFAKAVDSMALSLQTDADPAEGSKTQQQELNNRCDDTGASAANHKISDVTSRFSEIFQMRTMKAMPKGEETSHHLKCLGDEKSMLVDTPENYQRKLTFLFELLSACLADTPQDKKSPPERKGYDARHRVALRLLAKWICVEWIKMEAMEIIIACSAIASLKEEVQSEEGESAESRWSRWKRGGIIGAAALTGGAVLAISGGLAAPAIAAGFSALAPTLGTLVPVIGASGFAAAATVAGSAAGSVAVAASFGAAGAGLAGSKMARRVGDIEEFDFIPIGENHNQGCLAVGIYVSGFVFEEEDFVRPWDAIINNLERYVLRWESKNLIALSNAIQDWITSKVTKELMKRGAMMTVLSTLVTAVSWPTTLLSATKFIDSKWSIAIDRSNKAGKLLAEALLKGLQGNRPVTLIGFSLGARVIFKCLEELSKSGNNA comes from the exons ATGGCCAATTCGATGCTTTCCCCCGCGCAGAGGTACGCCGCCGCGGCGCTCCTTGCCCTCGCCCTTCGCCATGCTCAGCTCCAACAAGAGGCCCAGCCTctcgcttcctcctcttcctctgctgCGGCGGATGACGACACCCGTGCCGAGCCCGCCGCCCGGCTTTGGACACACCAGTCCCGCGGCCTTCTCCGTCCTGTCTTCCG GTTTCTGGAAATTGATTCCAAGGTGTGGGCTGAATTGGAGGAAACCGCTCTTTCTTCTTCACCAGAACGGCACATAGATGGG TTCTTGAGGACGATCTTTGACTGCAACGGAGCATCTTCAGAAAAATCAGATCAAGAGGTTGCTTTCGCAAAAGCAGTTGATTCTATGGCACTAAGCTTGCAAACAGATGCTGATCCAGCTGAGGGATCTAAGACACAGCAACAGGAGCTTAACAATAGATGtgatgacacaggtgcttctgctGCAAATCATAAAATTTCTGATGTGACATCTAGATTTTCAGAAATATTTCAAATGAGAACGATGAAAGCTATGCCCAAAGGAGAAGAGACATCTCATCATTTGAAATGCCTTGGTGATGAAAAATCCATGTTAGTGGACACTCCAGAGAATTATCAACGGAAATTGACATTTCTTTTTGAGCTTCTTTCTGCCTGTTTAGCTGATACACCTCAAGACAAGAAAAGTCCTCCAGAGAGGAAGGGTTATGATGCTCGTCACCGTGTTGCTCTAAGGTTGTTGGCAAAATGGATTTGTGTTGAGTGGATAAAAATG GAagctatggagataataattgctTGCTCTGCTATTGCATCATTGAAAGAGGAAGTACAATCTGAAGAGGGTGAATCAGCAGAAAGCAGGTGGTCTAGATGGAAACGTGGTGGCATAATTGGTGCAGCTGCATTGACTGGAGGAGCCGTGTTAGCAATATCTGGAG GCCTGGCGGCTCCAGCAATTGCTGCAGGATTTAGTGCTTTAGCTCCTACATTAGGAACCTTAGTCCCCGTTATTGGAGCAAGTGGGTTTGCTGCAGCAGCTACTGTTGCTGGATCAGCCGCTGGCTCAGTTGCTGTTGCTGCATCATTTGGAG CTGCAGGCGCTGGTCTTGCAGGGAGCAAAATGGCTAGGAGAGTTGGAGATATTGAAGAGTTCGATTTTATTCCAATTGGAGAAAATCATAACCAGGGT TGTTTAGCAGTTGGTATCTATGTTTCTGGTTTTGTATTTGAGGAAGAAGACTTTGTAAGACCCTGGGATGCAATAATAAATAACTTGGAGAG GTATGTTCTTAGATGGGAGTCAAAGAATTTGATTGCATTGAGCAATGCAATCCAAGATTGGATTACATCAA AGGTTACAAAGGAGTTAATGAAGCGAGGTGCGATGATGACTGTCTTAAGCACTCTAGTGACTGCAGTTTCTTGGCCAACTACATTACTTTCGGCCACAAAATTTATAGACAGCAAATGGTCAATTGCGATTGATAG ATCAAATAAAGCAGGAAAACTTCTTGCTGAAGCATTGTTGAAGGGATTGCAGGGCAACAG GCCAGTAACCCTTATTGGCTTTTCACTGGGAGCACGGGTCATCTTTAAGTGCTTGGAAGAGTTGTCAAAGTCAGGAAACAACG CGTGA
- the LOC135595392 gene encoding uncharacterized protein LOC135595392 isoform X1: MANSMLSPAQRYAAAALLALALRHAQLQQEAQPLASSSSSAAADDDTRAEPAARLWTHQSRGLLRPVFRFLEIDSKVWAELEETALSSSPERHIDGFLRTIFDCNGASSEKSDQEVAFAKAVDSMALSLQTDADPAEGSKTQQQELNNRCDDTGASAANHKISDVTSRFSEIFQMRTMKAMPKGEETSHHLKCLGDEKSMLVDTPENYQRKLTFLFELLSACLADTPQDKKSPPERKGYDARHRVALRLLAKWICVEWIKMEAMEIIIACSAIASLKEEVQSEEGESAESRWSRWKRGGIIGAAALTGGAVLAISGGLAAPAIAAGFSALAPTLGTLVPVIGASGFAAAATVAGSAAGSVAVAASFGAAGAGLAGSKMARRVGDIEEFDFIPIGENHNQGCLAVGIYVSGFVFEEEDFVRPWDAIINNLERYVLRWESKNLIALSNAIQDWITSKVTKELMKRGAMMTVLSTLVTAVSWPTTLLSATKFIDSKWSIAIDRSNKAGKLLAEALLKGLQGNRPVTLIGFSLGARVIFKCLEELSKSGNNEGLVERVFLLGAPISVSGENWEGARKRDDFIQSWSISSMPYRTCNVVQIVAGRFVNVFSTNDWILGITFRASMLTHGLAGIQNVNVPGIENVDVTDIISGHSSYLCAAQEILQQLEA; this comes from the exons ATGGCCAATTCGATGCTTTCCCCCGCGCAGAGGTACGCCGCCGCGGCGCTCCTTGCCCTCGCCCTTCGCCATGCTCAGCTCCAACAAGAGGCCCAGCCTctcgcttcctcctcttcctctgctgCGGCGGATGACGACACCCGTGCCGAGCCCGCCGCCCGGCTTTGGACACACCAGTCCCGCGGCCTTCTCCGTCCTGTCTTCCG GTTTCTGGAAATTGATTCCAAGGTGTGGGCTGAATTGGAGGAAACCGCTCTTTCTTCTTCACCAGAACGGCACATAGATGGG TTCTTGAGGACGATCTTTGACTGCAACGGAGCATCTTCAGAAAAATCAGATCAAGAGGTTGCTTTCGCAAAAGCAGTTGATTCTATGGCACTAAGCTTGCAAACAGATGCTGATCCAGCTGAGGGATCTAAGACACAGCAACAGGAGCTTAACAATAGATGtgatgacacaggtgcttctgctGCAAATCATAAAATTTCTGATGTGACATCTAGATTTTCAGAAATATTTCAAATGAGAACGATGAAAGCTATGCCCAAAGGAGAAGAGACATCTCATCATTTGAAATGCCTTGGTGATGAAAAATCCATGTTAGTGGACACTCCAGAGAATTATCAACGGAAATTGACATTTCTTTTTGAGCTTCTTTCTGCCTGTTTAGCTGATACACCTCAAGACAAGAAAAGTCCTCCAGAGAGGAAGGGTTATGATGCTCGTCACCGTGTTGCTCTAAGGTTGTTGGCAAAATGGATTTGTGTTGAGTGGATAAAAATG GAagctatggagataataattgctTGCTCTGCTATTGCATCATTGAAAGAGGAAGTACAATCTGAAGAGGGTGAATCAGCAGAAAGCAGGTGGTCTAGATGGAAACGTGGTGGCATAATTGGTGCAGCTGCATTGACTGGAGGAGCCGTGTTAGCAATATCTGGAG GCCTGGCGGCTCCAGCAATTGCTGCAGGATTTAGTGCTTTAGCTCCTACATTAGGAACCTTAGTCCCCGTTATTGGAGCAAGTGGGTTTGCTGCAGCAGCTACTGTTGCTGGATCAGCCGCTGGCTCAGTTGCTGTTGCTGCATCATTTGGAG CTGCAGGCGCTGGTCTTGCAGGGAGCAAAATGGCTAGGAGAGTTGGAGATATTGAAGAGTTCGATTTTATTCCAATTGGAGAAAATCATAACCAGGGT TGTTTAGCAGTTGGTATCTATGTTTCTGGTTTTGTATTTGAGGAAGAAGACTTTGTAAGACCCTGGGATGCAATAATAAATAACTTGGAGAG GTATGTTCTTAGATGGGAGTCAAAGAATTTGATTGCATTGAGCAATGCAATCCAAGATTGGATTACATCAA AGGTTACAAAGGAGTTAATGAAGCGAGGTGCGATGATGACTGTCTTAAGCACTCTAGTGACTGCAGTTTCTTGGCCAACTACATTACTTTCGGCCACAAAATTTATAGACAGCAAATGGTCAATTGCGATTGATAG ATCAAATAAAGCAGGAAAACTTCTTGCTGAAGCATTGTTGAAGGGATTGCAGGGCAACAG GCCAGTAACCCTTATTGGCTTTTCACTGGGAGCACGGGTCATCTTTAAGTGCTTGGAAGAGTTGTCAAAGTCAGGAAACAACG AGGGTCTCGTAGAAAGAGTTTTTCTCCTTGGTGCACCAATTTCTGTCAGTGGAGAAAATTGGGAGGGTGCTAGGAAA CGTGATGATTTCATTCAAAGCTGGTCCATTAGCAGCATGCCCTATCGTACTTGCAATGTTGTGCAGATCGTTGCTGGGAGATTCGTGAACGTGTTCTCAACAAATGACTGGATCCTCGGAATAACTTTCCGAGCAag TATGCTGACCCATGGTTTGGCTGGCATTCAAAATGTCAATGTGCCTGGAATCGAAAAT GTTGATGTTACTGACATCATCAGCGGTCACTCTTCATATCTTTGTGCTGCACAAGAAATTCTGCAGCAGCTTGAGGCTTGA